CTGCCGGCCGAGCAGCGGGTGGTCGCCTACCGCACCCGGCGGCTTGGTTGGATCGCCGCGGCGGCCGGGGTGGCGTGCCTGCCAGCGTTGATGCTCGGCTCGGCCACCTGACTGGTCCTGCTCGTCCCCCTCGGCGTGGTGTTCGGCCTGGCCTACCCGCGCGGGCAGCTGGACGCGGCGATCAAGCAGCGACGCGACCGCATGACCATCGACCTGTACACGATCAACCAGCACCTCGCCCAGATGCTCGTCACCGGCCGCGGGGTCGACGAGGCGTTGCAGCGGCTGGTGCGCCGCGGCCGCGGCCCCGTGGTCACCGAGCTCGCCGAAGCGCTGCGCTGGCGCCGTGCCGGCATGCCGCTTCACCGGGCGCTGGAGACTTTCGCCGAGCGCACCCCCGAGCCGCACGCCGCCCGCACCTACCGCACCCTCGCCAAGGCCGCCACCAGCGGCTCCAGCGTCGCCGACGCCCTGCGTGCCCTTGCCGGCGACGTGCGCAACAGCCGCCGCGACGCGTTGCAACGCCTCGCCGTCAAACGCCGCGCCACCATGATCGTCCCGATCGTCCTGCTGCTCGTCCCCCCGCTGATCAT
This window of the Egibacteraceae bacterium genome carries:
- a CDS encoding type II secretion system F family protein — protein: MTIDLYTINQHLAQMLVTGRGVDEALQRLVRRGRGPVVTELAEALRWRRAGMPLHRALETFAERTPEPHAARTYRTLAKAATSGSSVADALRALAGDVRNSRRDALQRLAVKRRATMIVPIVLLLVPPLIILVGAPLPAELFGHLR